A genome region from Paramisgurnus dabryanus chromosome 12, PD_genome_1.1, whole genome shotgun sequence includes the following:
- the col10a1b gene encoding uncharacterized protein col10a1b produces MDFSVASILLLVVLAEATPERYYVKKQAYPKKSQTVVGEPGIPGSPGEPGPQGPPGPPGLPGKNGVGYTGPMGPPGPPGPTGYSSPGKPGSPGAPGKPGMSGFPGEKGHPGLAGPQGARGAPGPPGIPGPAGISSPGKPGPHGLPGAMGPRGEPGLKGQSGIPGLPGQKGEPGYGIPGGPGSPGPAGLQGPPGQPGQPGIGKPGPTGFPGEPGKPGMPGRDGSQGPTGMPGSKGHPGAPGIGTPGQQGQNGAPGLPGPTGQKGPQGPAGQPGTPGLPGTGKPGSPGFPGERGIPGIPGAIGQKGEPGSTGNRGLPGATGPIGPPGPQGVGGFQGERGGQGPKGDTGMTGAPGQRGLKGEQGAQGFTGKPGLPGTTGPPGQMGHMGYQGSKGEPGLAGAPGIPGSKGQPGDKGHPGFQGPPGGRGENGIPGPRGPAGQVGPAGPPGLKGLPGIPGAPGPAGLTTKGISGPQGPPGLTGARGHDGRPGPPGPPGPPGPPGENMYQYEKSMPLKSHEMLMPVSHELIKAPMSAFTALLTTAYPTVGTPIIFNQIVYNGENHYDPNTGIFTCQVPGIYYFSFHMHINGANALVALYKNREPVMFFYDEYNKGFLDQMSGSSILMLNAHDTVYIQVPDDQSNGIYADDNVHCSFTGFLIAST; encoded by the exons ATGGACTTCAGTGTAGCGAGCATTCTACTCCTTGTGGTACTGGCTGAGGCAACCCCTGAGAGATACTATGTGAAGAAACAGGCTTATCCTAAAAAATCTCAGA CTGTTGTTGGTGAACCTGGTATTCCAGGATCCCCAGGTGAACCTGGACCCCAAGGCCCCCCCGGCCCACCAGGACTTCCTGGAAAAAATGGTGTTGGATACACCGGACCTATGGGCCCACCTGGACCACCAGGTCCAACAGGTTACTCCTCACCTGGGAAACCTGGAAGCCCAGGTGCACCTGGAAAACCAGGTATGTCTGGATTTCCAGGTGAGAAAGGACATCCAGGGCTTGCAGGACCCCAAGGTGCGAGAGGAGCACCAGGACCACCTGGAATTCCCGGGCCTGCTGGCATTTCTTCTCCTGGAAAGCCTGGACCACACGGACTTCCTGGGGCAATGGGTCCACGTGGAGAACCTGGCCTAAAGGGGCAGTCTGGAATTCCTGGGCTACCAGGCCAGAAAGGTGAACCTGGTTATGGCATTCCAGGGGGACCTGGCAGCCCAGGTCCAGCGGGTCTTCAGGGCCCTCCTGGTCAGCCTGGTCAGCCTGGAATTGGAAAACCTGGGCCAACTGGATTTCCTGGAGAGCCTGGAAAGCCAGGGATGCCAGGAAGGGATGGGTCACAAGGACCTACGGGCATGCCAGGCTCAAAGGGTCATCCTGGAGCACCTGGGATAGGAACCCCAGGACAACAAGGTCAAAATGGTGCTCCAGGTTTGCCTGGGCCAACTGGGCAAAAAGGTCCACAAGGACCAGCAGGACAACCAGGAACTCCGGGTTTGCCAGGTACTGGCAAACCTGGATCACCTGGATTTCCAGGAGAGAGAGGAATACCAGGAATTCCAGGTGCCATAGGCCAAAAGGGAGAGCCAGGGTCTACAGGTAACAGAGGTCTGCCAGGTGCTACTGGGCCAATAGGTCCACCAGGTCCACAGGGTGTAGGGGGATTTCAGGGAGAGAGGGGTGGACAGGGGCCTAAAGGTGATACTGGAATGACTGGAGCACCAGGCCAAAGAGGTTTAAAAGGTGAACAAGGTGCACAAGGCTTCACAGGAAAGCCTGGTCTTCCAGGCACAACAGGTCCCCCAGGCCAGATGGGTCATATGGGATATCAAGGTTCCAAGGGCGAACCAGGATTAGCTGGTGCTCCAGGTATCCCAGGCAGCAAGGGACAACCAGGAGATAAGGGACATCCGGGGTTTCAAGGGCCACCAGGTGGTAGGGGTGAAAATGGTATCCCTGGACCAAGAGGACCAGCAGGTCAAGTGGGACCAGCTGGTCCACCTGGGCTTAAGGGTCTTCCAGGAATCCCAGGAGCCCCTGGCCCAGCAGGGCTCACAACTAAGGGAATTTCTGGACCTCAGGGTCCTCCTGGTCTAACTGGCGCCAGGGGTCATGATGGTCGCCCAGGCCCACCAGGACCTCCTGGCCCACCTGGCCCCCCAGGCGAGAATATGTACCAATATGAGAAAAGCATGCCACTTAAATCACATGAGATGCTAATGCCTGTTAGTCATGAGCTGATTAAGGCACCAATGTCAGCATTTACAGCTCTTCTTACCACAGCATATCCCACTGTAGGAACACCAATTATATTTAACCAGATTGTGTACAATGGAGAGAACCACTATGATCCAAACACAGGCATCTTCACCTGTCAGGTTCCAGGAATTTACTATTTTTCTTTCCATATGCATATCAATGGAGCAAATGCACTGGTAGCACTTTACAAAAATAGAGAGccagtcatgtttttttatgatgaATACAACAAGGGTTTCCTTGATCAGATGTCTGGCAGTTCCATCCTTATGCTAAATGCCCATGACACAGTGTACATTCAGGTTCCAGATGATCAGTCCAATGGCATTTATGCGGATGACaatgttcactgttcttttacTGGGTTCCTGATTGCCTCAACGTGA
- the LOC135752851 gene encoding uncharacterized protein: protein MRFDLLLPCLQLLWLTAAIPWRPDERKVSGPACIKLGQRVSLTHTLECGKWVWKYTKRSSTFFSTLSTRKLVTWPPGVVPEPNCPSKICCKVGSDHLPIVNISGDTPAPTFFHNITAWYQLKAEPGAKIGSMRTLYEKINNGLDPKICYLTKNLEPATYRCTHTETINTTHMSYTEYKFDVTSYVPDNNQPEAFVWTSQREGMYCVGKCVNDPDNYTGPQNCTWIKNHCFNLTTCGYSKPKKCPKLYPIPPGGLIKGNVNKTLFHDVNLVMTHVSYNISNILSTYVNHCDKNDKTYAWLQSRIDDLISDYKNRLAVQISPARSKRDLLGNIAGLFGSINSIANNYKITKQSQYSTWLANQVATGFQHITNSNENIIKAVRSEAQALLAISHTLFNQTRTIERDLACRTYAQDLFTAARQEILDLRLYKTPRHVLIDLIEILDLHRWYESEKMKNVRYSELLSTIMMFTGNECNGCIGFFVSFPLIHPDQVFPNSTTIRSMGVVVKDQVIKWDHLTGYMTQKGNETLFTSRTCCHETHNYVICTCNTLQPFSPNDTKLINVQTLHGYYDVIQVSHSQWCVVSEMNSFTYGGLACSANHSFCLEVTEDFSMGQVNILGRVPLDTETSPWWDDTFYEQSTQAVVDTMELTQRLILQTEYHLNQAQVEINLARKTAQLLSSSSTRSAQYTYTWWDWVFRGCAIGSALIFTFTIFQCCYFRHLVQSTQESTHAALALSPLQIPVFQRL from the exons ATGAGGTTTGATCTCCTTCTCCCCTGTCTACAACTGCTGTG GTTGACTGCTGCAATCCCATGGAGACCGGACGAGAGGAAAGTTTCTGGACCCGCTTGCATCAAGCTGGGTCAAAGGGtttcactcacacacacactggaaTGCGGGAAATGGGTATGGAAATACACAAAGAGGTCATCCACATTTTTCAGTACACTTTCAACCAGAAAACTAGTCACATGGCCTCCCGGAGTAGTACCGGAACCAAATTGCCCATCAAAAATTTGCTGTAAAGTAGGCTCCGACCATCTCCCTATAGTAAACATTTCAGGTGACACACCGGCACCCACATTTTTCCACAACATAACAGCCTGGTATCAACTTAAAGCAGAGCCAGGAGCAAAAATTGGGAGCATGCGCACTCTCTATGAAAAAATCAACAATGGATTAGATCcaaaaatttgttatttaaccAAAAATTTAGAACCCGCAACATATAGGTGCACACACACTGAGACAATCAACACTACGCATATGAGTTATACCGAATACAAATTCGATGTAACTTCATATGTACCTGATAACAATCAGCCTGAAGCCTTTGTCTGGACTAGCCAGAGAGAAGGCATGTATTGCGTGGGAAAATGTGTCAACGACCCAGATAATTACACTGGGCCACAGAATTGCACATGGATAAAGAACCATTGTTTTAATTTAACCACCTGTGGATATAGCAAACCAAAGAAATGTCCGAAACTATATCCTATTCCTCCTGGTGGACTGATAAAAGGGAATGTTAACAAGACATTATTTCATGATGTAAATCTAGTAATGACACATGTATCATACaatatttctaacattttatCCACTTATGTTAATCACTGTGATAAAAATGACAAGACATATGCATGGCTACAGTCACGAATCGATGATTTAATTTCTGATTACAAAAACAGACTTGCCGTGCAAATCTCACCTGCACGCTCGAAACGAGACCTGCTCGGAAACATAGCGGGTCTCTTCGGCTCCATTAATTCCATTGCCaacaactacaaaataaccaaacaatCACAATACTCAACATGGTTGGCAAACCAGGTGGCCACTGGTTTTCAGCATATCACAAATAGCAATGAAAATATCATAAAAGCGGTTCGATCTGAAGCGCAGGCGCTTCTTGCGATCAGCCACACATTATTCAATCAGACCCGTACCATCGAACGTGACTTAGCCTGTAGGACATATGCACAAGATCTATTCACTGCTGCTAGACAAGAAATCCTAGATCTTCGTCTGTACAAGACACCTAGACATGTTTTAATTGACCTCATAGAGATCTTAGATCTACATAGGTGGTATGAAtcagaaaaaatgaaaaatgtaagGTATTCTGAACTACTATCCACCATAATGATGTTTACAGGAAATGAATGTAATGGATGTATTGGGTTTTTCGTCAGTTTTCCTTTGATACACCCAGATCAGGTTTTTCCAAATTCCACTACCATACGCTCTATGGGCGTGGTAGTGAAGGATCAGGTAATTAAATGGGATCACCTCACTGGATACATGACACAAAAGGGTAATGAGACCTTGTTTACCAGTCGCACATGTTGCCATGAAACACACAATTATGTTATCTGTACATGTAACACCTTGCAACCTTTCTCCCCCAATGACACAAAACTTATAAATGTTCAGACACTGCATGGTTACTATGATGTTATCCAGGTGTCACATTCACAGTGGTGCGTGGTCAGTGAGATGAACTCTTTTACCTACGGAGGACTGGCCTGCTCTGCTAATCACTCGTTTTGCTTGGAAGTGACAGAGGACTTTTCGATGGGTCAAGTCAACATTTTAGGAAGAGTGCCACTGGACACAGAGACCTCACCATGGTGGGATGACACTTTCTATGAACAAAGTACCCAAGCTGTGGTTGACACGATGGAGCTAACACAAAGACTGATCCTGCAAACTGAATACCACCTCAACCAAGCGCAGGTTGAGATTAACCTGGCACGAAAGACTGCACAACTGTTATCCAGTTCATCCACTCGGTCGGCACAGTACACATACACCTGGTGGGACTGGGTGTTCCGGGGGTGTGCCATTGGCAGTGCCCTGATCTTCACCTTCACCATTTTCCAGTGTTGTTACTTCAGGCATCTCGTCCAATCTACACAGGAATCCACACACGCTGCCCTTGCCCTCAGCCCACTGCAGATACCTGTGTTCCAAagactctaa